The following are encoded together in the Terriglobia bacterium genome:
- a CDS encoding SDR family oxidoreductase: protein MSLEKLLRWYDFTGQTVAITGGTGVLGSEIACALATCGARLAILDLRLEPGQALLERMGRHAENAALFHVDVLKIESVRKAAADVLARFGRVDCLINAAGGNQPQATTSPELKFFDLPTEALRWVFDLNVIGTILPCQVFGKIMADHGSGVILNVSSMNAFRPLTRIPAYSAAKAGVSNFTQWLAVHMAHEYSPRIRVNAIAPGFFLTDQNRFLLKDRETGELTSRGKSILAHTPMARFGDPEDLLGAVLWLLSPASAFVTGTIVPIDGGFSAYSGV, encoded by the coding sequence ATGAGTCTCGAAAAGCTGTTGCGGTGGTACGACTTCACGGGGCAGACGGTGGCAATCACGGGGGGCACGGGCGTTCTCGGCAGCGAAATCGCCTGCGCACTGGCCACCTGTGGCGCCCGGCTGGCCATCCTTGACCTGCGCCTCGAACCGGGTCAGGCCCTTCTGGAGCGCATGGGCAGGCACGCGGAGAATGCCGCGCTGTTCCACGTGGACGTTTTGAAGATCGAGAGCGTGCGCAAGGCGGCCGCGGACGTGCTTGCCCGGTTCGGGAGGGTGGACTGCCTGATCAACGCTGCCGGCGGCAACCAGCCGCAGGCCACTACGAGCCCCGAGCTGAAGTTCTTCGACCTTCCCACCGAAGCCCTGCGCTGGGTCTTCGACCTGAACGTCATCGGCACGATCCTTCCCTGCCAAGTCTTCGGCAAGATCATGGCGGACCACGGCAGCGGCGTCATTCTGAATGTGTCCTCGATGAACGCCTTCCGCCCGCTGACCCGCATACCGGCCTACTCGGCGGCGAAGGCCGGCGTGAGCAACTTCACCCAATGGCTCGCGGTGCATATGGCTCATGAATATTCACCGCGCATTCGCGTCAACGCCATTGCTCCCGGCTTCTTCCTGACGGATCAGAACCGCTTCCTGCTCAAGGACCGCGAGACCGGCGAACTGACCTCGCGCGGCAAGTCGATCCTCGCGCATACTCCCATGGCGCGGTTTGGAGATCCGGAAGACCTGCTCGGTGCCGTGCTCTGGCTGCTTTCACCGGCATCGGCGTTCGTAACCGGCACGATCGTGCCGATCGACGGCGGTTTTTCCGCCTACAGCGGTGTCTGA
- a CDS encoding IclR family transcriptional regulator codes for MKLPRTTIGKYKVEAVAKALDVLEVFSGSEELALNEICRRVGLSKSRTFRLLHTLAERGYIDRCADGSRYRLGAKLFERASNLRRDLKQLAQPFMRRLHERFNETVNLGVLSDEEVLYIDILETSRPFRMTATVGCRMPASLTAMGKAMLARLPRENPGAPDARPASGLHRSQRRMLKQELARVRRRGYAVDNEQNERGVACIGAAILDAAGRPVAALSVSGPAYRILAEKKNLAPGVVAACRGISQSLGFSAGAGMAKPKSLGSLG; via the coding sequence ATGAAGCTGCCACGCACCACCATCGGAAAATATAAGGTCGAGGCGGTTGCCAAGGCGCTGGACGTCCTGGAGGTATTCAGCGGTTCGGAGGAGCTTGCCCTCAACGAGATCTGCCGCCGTGTGGGATTGAGCAAGAGCCGCACGTTCCGCCTGCTCCACACGCTTGCGGAGCGCGGCTATATCGACCGATGCGCCGACGGGTCGCGCTATCGGCTCGGCGCGAAGCTGTTCGAGCGCGCATCCAACCTGCGCCGCGATCTCAAGCAGCTGGCCCAGCCCTTCATGCGGAGGCTGCACGAGCGTTTCAACGAGACCGTGAACCTGGGCGTACTCAGCGACGAGGAAGTGCTCTACATTGACATCCTGGAAACTTCCCGCCCCTTCCGGATGACGGCTACCGTCGGCTGCCGGATGCCCGCCTCGTTGACTGCAATGGGCAAGGCAATGCTGGCCCGGCTGCCGCGGGAGAACCCCGGAGCGCCGGATGCCAGGCCGGCCTCCGGGCTGCACCGGTCGCAGAGGCGGATGCTGAAGCAGGAACTGGCCAGGGTGCGGAGGCGCGGCTACGCGGTCGACAACGAGCAGAATGAGCGGGGCGTCGCGTGCATCGGGGCAGCGATCCTCGATGCTGCGGGCAGACCGGTGGCGGCATTGAGCGTGTCGGGGCCCGCCTACCGGATCCTCGCAGAGAAGAAGAACCTCGCTCCGGGGGTCGTAGCCGCCTGTCGCGGCATCTCTCAGAGTCTCGGCTTCTCTGCCGGCGCCGGCATGGCCAAGCCGAAGTCATTGGGATCTTTGGGTTAG
- a CDS encoding sugar kinase encodes MLQIRPKAECKWDLVSLGEVMLRLDPGDDRIHTTRRFRAWEGGGEYNVARGLKRCFGLDTAVVTAFADNPVGRLIQDLIYQGGVDQTHVQWVPYDGVGRMVRNGLNFTERGFGLRAPLGCSDRGHTAASQIKPGDFDWDRIFSREGARWFHTGGIFAALSEMAPLAAAEAMQAARHHGVVVSYDLNYRESLWKAIGGQKRAQEVNRELASFVDVMLGNEEDFTAAMGFAVEGLDQNLSKLDPKNFRRMIERVILQYPNLRVVATTLRNSRTATVNDWGAICYCDGETYCATNREYLEIYDRVGGGDSFASGLIYGFLTGRDPQWAVECGAAHGALAMTTPGDTTMVTVAEVERVMKGASARVAR; translated from the coding sequence ATGTTGCAGATTCGACCCAAAGCCGAGTGTAAGTGGGATCTGGTCAGCCTGGGCGAGGTCATGCTCCGGCTGGATCCCGGCGATGACCGGATTCATACCACTCGCCGCTTCCGTGCCTGGGAGGGTGGAGGCGAATACAACGTGGCCCGCGGCCTGAAGCGCTGCTTCGGCCTCGACACCGCGGTCGTCACCGCGTTCGCCGACAATCCGGTCGGGCGCCTCATCCAGGACCTGATCTACCAGGGCGGCGTCGATCAGACACACGTCCAGTGGGTGCCCTACGATGGCGTCGGGCGCATGGTGCGCAACGGGCTCAACTTCACCGAGCGCGGGTTCGGACTGCGCGCCCCTCTCGGTTGCTCGGACCGCGGCCACACGGCGGCTTCGCAAATCAAGCCCGGGGATTTCGACTGGGATCGGATTTTCTCCCGGGAGGGCGCGCGCTGGTTTCACACCGGCGGCATATTTGCGGCGTTGTCCGAAATGGCTCCCCTGGCCGCCGCCGAAGCGATGCAGGCGGCCCGGCACCACGGCGTCGTTGTTTCGTACGATCTCAACTACCGCGAATCGCTTTGGAAGGCGATCGGCGGGCAGAAGCGCGCGCAGGAAGTCAACCGCGAACTGGCATCGTTCGTGGATGTCATGCTTGGCAACGAAGAGGACTTCACTGCGGCCATGGGCTTCGCCGTGGAGGGCCTTGACCAAAACCTGTCGAAACTCGACCCGAAAAACTTCCGGCGTATGATCGAAAGGGTCATCCTGCAATATCCCAACCTCAGGGTCGTCGCCACCACGCTGAGGAACTCCAGGACGGCGACGGTCAACGACTGGGGGGCGATCTGTTATTGCGACGGCGAGACCTATTGCGCAACCAACCGTGAATACCTGGAGATTTACGACCGCGTCGGCGGGGGAGACTCATTTGCCTCCGGCCTGATCTACGGCTTCCTGACGGGCCGGGACCCGCAGTGGGCAGTTGAGTGCGGGGCGGCCCACGGCGCCCTTGCCATGACGACCCCGGGCGACACGACCATGGTAACCGTGGCGGAAGTGGAACGGGTCATGAAGGGCGCCAGCGCCCGTGTTGCCCGTTGA